Below is a genomic region from Antricoccus suffuscus.
CTAACGTCGTCTCGGTGAGCGATGTGCGTGACGCCGCGGGCATCGCTTCCGGAGCGCCGCTCGCAACTCTGAACACGGACACGATCGCGGCCAAGGTCGAGGCCATACCCGCCGTCGCCAGCGCGAGTGTGAGTCGCTCCTGGCCCAACGGGGTCGTCATCACCATCACCGAGCGTCGACCGGTCGCGATCGTCACGGTCAAAGGCGAGAAGTGGGCCGTGGACATTACTGGCAAGGTCTACCTACCCGAGGCGCGGCTCGGGAGCAGCGTAGCCAAAGGCCTGCTACCGCTCACCGTCGACAAGCCCGGCACCGGTGACCTAGCGACTCGGACGGCCGTCAAAGTCATCGCGAGCCTGCCGCAGGCCTTGTATAAGCAGGTTTCCTCGGTGACGGCCAAGACCGGTGCCGACGTGACCCTCACGCTTGAGGACGGCCGATCGGTGATCTGGGGCGGTGACGACGAGGCCAAGGAAAAGGCGACAATGATTGAGAAGCTGCTCGAGCACGCCGGCTCGGTCTACGATATCTCCAGCCCGCAGTCGATCGTCATCCGGTAGCCGATGGATTTTCAAAAGGTCGTTCGCCGCCGCCGCATGGTGCGCAGCTACGACCCGGACCGTCCAGTTGCGCCGGAAGTCCGTGACCTGATCTTGAGCAACGCGCTGCACGCGCCCAGTGCCGGATTCTCGCAAGGGTGGG
It encodes:
- a CDS encoding cell division protein FtsQ/DivIB, which codes for MTRNTTRPRPPQRRTAPAPKKASKGKPSKRKSSARRAPARTAMARASVALAPRGHKRLYVVLTAFVVVLALVWLVMFSSVLGVKRVGVSGANVVSVSDVRDAAGIASGAPLATLNTDTIAAKVEAIPAVASASVSRSWPNGVVITITERRPVAIVTVKGEKWAVDITGKVYLPEARLGSSVAKGLLPLTVDKPGTGDLATRTAVKVIASLPQALYKQVSSVTAKTGADVTLTLEDGRSVIWGGDDEAKEKATMIEKLLEHAGSVYDISSPQSIVIR